In a single window of the Chondrocystis sp. NIES-4102 genome:
- a CDS encoding hemolytic protein HlpA-like protein has protein sequence MSDFQLKTPIVFIIFRRPDTTQKVFEAIRQAKPPKLLVIADAPRSNNLAEAEKCAAAREIINQVDWDCEVLKNYAEVNLGCAKRITTGLNWVFDQVSEAIILEDDCLPHPSFFQYCEELLEYYRYDQRIMSIAGTNFQFGVKVTDYSYYHSCYHDCWGWATWKRAWKYYDFEMKLWSKLGNSNFLAEHLVTNKAAKYWGKYFQLTYEGNKDSWFYRWLFACWVQNGLSIVPNVNLVSNIGFGLDGTHTLEDGSFANLSTSAMRFPLIHPAFIIQNKHADRLNQKNRFDVETDLGIRVKKKANKILNKLIKR, from the coding sequence ATGTCTGATTTTCAGCTTAAAACCCCAATTGTTTTTATAATTTTTAGACGACCTGATACAACTCAAAAAGTATTTGAGGCAATTCGCCAAGCCAAGCCTCCCAAATTATTAGTCATTGCCGATGCGCCTCGTTCCAATAATCTGGCGGAAGCAGAAAAATGTGCAGCAGCAAGAGAGATTATCAATCAAGTAGACTGGGACTGCGAAGTGTTAAAAAACTATGCTGAAGTAAATTTAGGTTGTGCAAAAAGAATTACAACTGGTTTAAATTGGGTTTTTGATCAGGTATCTGAAGCTATTATTCTTGAGGATGACTGTTTACCACATCCATCTTTCTTTCAGTATTGTGAAGAATTATTGGAATATTATCGCTATGATCAACGAATTATGTCCATAGCGGGAACTAACTTTCAGTTTGGAGTTAAAGTAACAGATTATAGTTATTATCACTCTTGCTATCATGATTGCTGGGGATGGGCTACTTGGAAAAGGGCATGGAAATATTATGATTTTGAGATGAAATTGTGGTCAAAATTAGGCAACAGCAATTTTTTAGCGGAACATTTGGTGACTAATAAAGCTGCGAAATATTGGGGAAAATACTTTCAGCTTACCTACGAAGGTAATAAGGATAGTTGGTTTTATCGCTGGTTATTTGCTTGTTGGGTGCAAAATGGGTTGTCAATTGTGCCAAATGTTAACCTAGTCTCGAATATTGGTTTTGGTCTGGATGGAACTCATACTTTAGAAGATGGTTCTTTTGCTAATCTATCTACATCCGCTATGCGATTTCCTTTAATTCATCCTGCTTTCATAATTCAAAATAAACATGCAGATAGATTAAATCAGAAAAATCGGTTTGATGTGGAAACAGACTTAGGA